GGTCTTCTGGCCGGCGATGTCATTGAAGGTGGCCCGCAGATCGATGTTCGAGCCCATCGCGTCGACGGTGCGGCCGGCGGTGACGTCGGGGCCCATGACCACCAGGGGCACGTGCACGTCGGTGTCGTAGGCCGTCATCTTGCCGGAGACCAGTCCGTGCTCGCCCATGTGATAGCCGTTGTCGGAGCTGAAGACCAGGTAGGTGTTGTCTTCGATCCCGCTGGCCCGCAGCTGTTCCCACAGGCCGCGCACCAGGTCGTCCACCGCCTGCACCCCGCGCGCCCGCTTGCGGAAGTCGCGGTCCATCTTCTTCTGCTCGGCATCGGTGAGGGCGGGCTGGGTCATCCAGGCCGGGGCGTTCTCCGGCTTCTTGCCGTACGACGCCGTGCGGGGCGCCTTCACCTTCTTGAACAGGTCTTGGTGCCGCTCGGCGACCGGGTACGGCTTGTGCGGCGTGTAGGTGGAGACCTCCAGCATGAACGGCTCGTTCTTGTCCGCCGCCCGGGCGACGAAGTCGCGGCCCCGGGCCCCGAGGACGTCGGTCAGATAGTCCTCCGGCTCGTCGCCGTACTTCACCACGGTGCCGTTCTGGTTCAGCGTGTAGTCGTACTGCCCGTAAGCGTTACCGGCCAGCGCCCATTCGTCCCAGCCCTCCGGCACCGGCAGCGCCGCGCCGGGCTCGCCGGTGGCGTACTGGTTCAGGAGCTTGCCCATCATGGCCGTGCGGTACCCGGCCTTCTGGAGGTCGGTGGCGAAGGTGTCGCCGTCGAGCCCCTTCTTCATGAAGGTCTTGTACCCGCCCTGCGGGCCGGAGTTGCGGTAGATCCCGGTGCTGTGTGGGTACCGGCCGGTGAAGATCGACGCCCGGGAGGGGCAGCACAGCGAGTCGGTCACGAAATACTGCGAGAACGTGGTGCCTTTCTGCTGCATCCGCTGCACGGTGGGCAGGTAGGGCAGCAGATTCATCGACAGGTCGTCGGTGAGCACGAACACGATGTTCGGCCGCGACGTGTCCTGGCTGGTGCGATCGGCGGCCGTGGGAGCGGCAGCCTCGAGCTGACCGGCTTCGGCCGAGGCGGTGCAGGCCGCCAGAGCGAGGGTCAGGAGCAGGACCAGTGCGGCCGGGATCGCCCGGGCCGGGGCTGACAGCAGGCGCCGTCGCATAACAGCCGTTCTCCTCGTGATCGTGGTGGGTGCGAAAGCTGTTACGGCTTATCGGTGACCGCGCGCAGAACATCCTGCCAGCTGGTCAGGTACGCGTCGATCGAGTGGGTCGCCGAACTGAGGCGG
This window of the Kineosporia sp. NBRC 101731 genome carries:
- a CDS encoding sulfatase is translated as MRRRLLSAPARAIPAALVLLLTLALAACTASAEAGQLEAAAPTAADRTSQDTSRPNIVFVLTDDLSMNLLPYLPTVQRMQQKGTTFSQYFVTDSLCCPSRASIFTGRYPHSTGIYRNSGPQGGYKTFMKKGLDGDTFATDLQKAGYRTAMMGKLLNQYATGEPGAALPVPEGWDEWALAGNAYGQYDYTLNQNGTVVKYGDEPEDYLTDVLGARGRDFVARAADKNEPFMLEVSTYTPHKPYPVAERHQDLFKKVKAPRTASYGKKPENAPAWMTQPALTDAEQKKMDRDFRKRARGVQAVDDLVRGLWEQLRASGIEDNTYLVFSSDNGYHMGEHGLVSGKMTAYDTDVHVPLVVMGPDVTAGRTVDAMGSNIDLRATFNDIAGQKTPKISDGQSLAGLWGSTPEDSAVQDRDVVLIEHRGPDVDVKDPDYEGFRSANPPSYEALRSRDWLYVEYVNGATEYYDLRKDPEQLKNVAKKQSKERLASLSKKLHEVIDCEGTKACEKAQQLDD